One Brevibacillus choshinensis genomic window carries:
- a CDS encoding DeoR/GlpR family DNA-binding transcription regulator produces MATDREKEILNFLNNKSPMTVEELAACLYVSEVTIRRDLTSMEKQGMIVRKRGGASLPELGFEPMFNQRQKKNIELKQAIAKYAASTIQEGEVIALDVGTTTAELARELTKRSGITVFTSCIQVASILAKSDLQVYMIGGLIRKSEMSMVGSIALETIMKFNFDRFYLGVAGISLKAGITDYSIEETEIKRAFIHRSKEVIALVDRTKFGESSLIKVCEGEQIGEMITNKGDITAERPEDHFRGKITYV; encoded by the coding sequence ATGGCAACAGATCGCGAGAAAGAGATTCTGAATTTTCTTAACAATAAGTCCCCGATGACAGTAGAAGAATTAGCGGCTTGCTTGTACGTGTCGGAGGTCACAATCCGCAGGGATCTTACTTCGATGGAGAAGCAGGGAATGATCGTCCGTAAAAGAGGGGGAGCTTCCCTTCCCGAGCTGGGCTTCGAGCCGATGTTCAACCAGAGGCAAAAGAAAAATATCGAGCTTAAGCAAGCCATCGCCAAGTATGCGGCAAGCACGATTCAAGAAGGCGAGGTCATCGCGCTGGACGTCGGAACCACAACGGCAGAGCTGGCGAGGGAGCTTACGAAGCGCTCGGGAATCACGGTGTTCACCTCCTGCATTCAGGTTGCATCCATTCTCGCCAAAAGCGATCTTCAGGTGTACATGATCGGCGGTTTGATCCGCAAAAGCGAAATGTCGATGGTTGGCAGCATCGCCCTGGAAACGATCATGAAATTCAACTTTGACCGCTTTTATCTCGGGGTAGCTGGGATTAGCTTGAAAGCTGGTATTACGGATTACAGCATCGAGGAGACGGAGATCAAGAGAGCATTTATTCATCGTTCGAAAGAGGTGATCGCTCTCGTCGACCGCACCAAGTTTGGCGAATCTTCCTTGATCAAGGTATGTGAGGGCGAGCAGATCGGCGAGATGATTACGAACAAAGGCGACATTACAGCAGAACGTCCCGAAGATCACTTCCGAGGGAAAATCACTTACGTGTAA
- a CDS encoding BtpA/SgcQ family protein, translating to MTWLKEVIGTEKAIIAMCHLLPLPGDPSFQKEKGMEYVVEMARKDLHALQEGGVDAVMFSNEFSLPYLTDVKTETVAAMARIIGELKSDIKIPFGVNVLWDAKKSLDLAAATGALFVREIFTGVYASDFGIWNTNVGETVRHQYRIGAEGVKLLFNIVPEAAKYLADRDIENVARSTVFNNRPDALCVSGLTAGTETDSQILKRVKEAVSETVVLANTGVRMQNLEQQLAIADGAVVGTTFKLDGKFENHVDQERVRAFMDKVKAFRQGSA from the coding sequence ATGACTTGGTTGAAAGAAGTAATCGGTACGGAAAAAGCCATCATCGCCATGTGTCACTTGCTCCCATTGCCGGGGGATCCTTCTTTCCAAAAAGAAAAAGGGATGGAATACGTCGTGGAGATGGCACGAAAGGATTTGCATGCCCTGCAGGAAGGCGGAGTAGATGCGGTCATGTTCTCAAACGAATTCAGCCTGCCGTATTTGACAGATGTAAAGACAGAAACGGTAGCGGCCATGGCGAGAATTATCGGAGAGCTCAAGAGCGATATCAAGATTCCTTTCGGGGTGAATGTGCTGTGGGATGCGAAAAAGTCGCTCGATTTGGCAGCGGCGACGGGAGCGCTCTTCGTGCGAGAGATCTTTACGGGTGTGTATGCAAGTGACTTCGGGATCTGGAACACCAATGTAGGGGAAACGGTGCGGCATCAGTATCGGATCGGGGCAGAAGGGGTAAAGCTGCTTTTCAACATCGTTCCAGAAGCGGCAAAGTATTTGGCAGACCGGGATATTGAAAATGTCGCAAGGTCAACGGTTTTCAACAACCGCCCGGATGCCCTGTGCGTATCCGGACTGACGGCAGGGACGGAGACAGATTCCCAAATCCTGAAGCGGGTGAAGGAAGCGGTGTCGGAAACGGTCGTTTTGGCGAATACGGGAGTCCGCATGCAAAATCTGGAGCAGCAGCTAGCCATCGCAGATGGGGCGGTCGTAGGAACGACGTTCAAATTAGACGGAAAATTCGAAAATCATGTAGACCAAGAGCGGGTACGTGCCTTCATGGATAAGGTCAAAGCGTTTCGACAAGGTAGTGCATGA
- a CDS encoding sensor histidine kinase, translating into MQKWYQILHKNTGLSPYVWVVFYILPFYFIFRSSSTYEVVIGIVMILMFFVCYVLAFLSKGWAVYFWTSLQIIISILMTVLFGYVYFSLFLAFFIGHIQNKVGFITLYTIHLISMIVTVNIGFLSKNAEFFNQLPFVLVSLVAVILLPVTTYNWNKREKLQGQLEDANKRISELVKLEERQRIARDLHDTLGQKLSLIGLKSDLASKLISKNPSRAQTELEEIRQTARIALKEVREMVTQMRGTRLEDELFRVKQITKAAEIDFILEGDPNLQNTSLMTENVLSMCLKEAVTNVVRHSGATTCSVQIEPSRTDLVLKVKDNGIGMAAECAYIRGNGLRGMKERLEFVNGSMEIESEKNGTTVVIKVPNVFKQPEKEAGV; encoded by the coding sequence ATGCAGAAGTGGTATCAAATCCTTCATAAAAATACGGGACTGAGCCCCTACGTGTGGGTGGTCTTCTACATCCTCCCGTTCTATTTCATATTCCGGTCCTCCTCCACGTATGAGGTCGTGATCGGAATCGTGATGATCCTGATGTTTTTTGTTTGCTATGTGCTCGCCTTTTTGTCCAAAGGATGGGCGGTTTATTTCTGGACGAGCCTGCAAATCATCATATCGATATTGATGACCGTTCTGTTCGGCTATGTGTACTTCTCGCTGTTCCTGGCGTTTTTCATTGGGCATATCCAAAACAAGGTCGGGTTCATCACACTGTACACGATCCATCTGATCAGTATGATCGTCACGGTCAATATCGGCTTCTTGTCGAAGAACGCGGAGTTTTTTAACCAGCTGCCATTTGTTCTCGTGAGTCTTGTCGCAGTGATTCTCCTGCCCGTCACCACATACAACTGGAACAAGCGGGAGAAGCTGCAGGGACAGCTGGAGGATGCAAACAAGAGAATTTCCGAGCTGGTGAAGCTCGAGGAGCGTCAGCGCATCGCCCGGGACCTGCATGATACGCTCGGGCAGAAGCTGTCCCTGATCGGGCTGAAGAGCGATCTGGCCTCCAAATTGATCAGCAAAAATCCGAGCAGGGCGCAAACGGAGCTGGAGGAAATTCGCCAGACAGCGAGGATCGCCCTGAAGGAAGTGCGGGAAATGGTCACTCAGATGCGCGGGACTAGGCTGGAGGATGAGCTGTTTCGGGTCAAGCAGATCACAAAGGCGGCGGAGATCGATTTCATCCTGGAAGGAGATCCGAATCTGCAGAATACGTCGCTGATGACCGAAAACGTGCTCAGCATGTGTCTGAAGGAAGCCGTCACGAACGTCGTGAGGCACAGCGGCGCGACTACGTGCTCGGTACAGATCGAGCCGTCGCGCACCGATCTGGTGCTCAAAGTCAAGGATAACGGGATCGGCATGGCAGCGGAGTGCGCGTACATCCGAGGGAACGGACTGCGGGGGATGAAAGAGCGGCTCGAGTTTGTAAACGGCAGCATGGAAATCGAATCAGAAAAGAATGGAACCACGGTCGTAATCAAGGTGCCAAACGTCTTCAAACAACCGGAAAAGGAGGCGGGGGTATGA
- a CDS encoding fatty acid desaturase, whose product MHQANIAHLKKDVAPYEKTDTKMSIRQVVNTIGPLLLLWYAAYLCLSVSYWLTLPLTIIAAGFTVRTFILFHDCCHQSFFKSRLANDILGNITGVLTLCPYEQWKNSHSIHHATSSNLDKRGVGDIWMMTVDEYVAAPAWQRFFYRIYRHPITLFIFGPTFVFVFQYRFNRKGTRRKERLNTYLTNVLIVGLYALMIWAVGWQAFLMIQGPIFFVSGLLGVWLFYVQHTFEDSYFEEEADWSYVKAAVEGSSYYKLPKVLQWITGNIGFHHVHHLSPKVPNYNLERAHNETKPLQQATTITLKSSLKSLRFRLWDEENKKFIGFQDIRRQAAESLTDSIPVPRPSLEGK is encoded by the coding sequence ATGCACCAAGCGAACATTGCCCATTTGAAGAAAGATGTGGCCCCTTATGAAAAAACGGATACGAAAATGAGTATCCGCCAAGTAGTCAACACGATCGGACCACTGCTCTTGCTTTGGTATGCGGCATATCTTTGCCTGTCTGTCTCTTATTGGCTCACCCTTCCCCTGACCATCATCGCTGCGGGATTTACCGTCCGCACGTTTATTCTCTTTCATGATTGCTGTCATCAGTCGTTTTTCAAAAGCCGTCTGGCCAATGACATTCTCGGCAACATCACCGGTGTGCTGACGCTGTGCCCGTATGAACAGTGGAAGAACAGCCATTCGATCCATCACGCTACCAGCAGCAACCTCGACAAACGGGGTGTGGGTGATATCTGGATGATGACAGTGGACGAATATGTGGCCGCACCGGCATGGCAGCGTTTCTTTTACCGAATCTATCGCCATCCGATCACTCTGTTTATTTTCGGTCCTACTTTTGTCTTCGTTTTCCAATACCGTTTCAATCGCAAAGGCACGAGGCGCAAAGAGCGTCTGAATACGTATCTCACCAATGTTCTGATCGTCGGGCTGTATGCTCTCATGATCTGGGCGGTGGGCTGGCAAGCGTTTTTGATGATTCAAGGTCCGATCTTCTTCGTATCCGGACTGCTTGGCGTTTGGCTGTTTTATGTGCAGCACACCTTCGAAGATTCTTACTTCGAAGAGGAGGCCGATTGGAGCTATGTAAAAGCTGCGGTTGAGGGAAGCTCCTACTACAAGCTGCCCAAGGTGCTGCAATGGATCACAGGCAACATCGGATTCCATCATGTCCACCATTTGAGCCCGAAGGTACCGAATTACAACCTGGAACGGGCGCATAACGAGACCAAGCCGCTCCAGCAAGCGACGACCATCACGCTGAAATCGAGCCTGAAATCGCTGCGCTTCCGCCTGTGGGATGAAGAGAACAAAAAGTTTATCGGCTTTCAGGACATCCGTCGTCAGGCGGCTGAATCGCTGACAGACTCGATCCCTGTGCCAAGACCGAGCTTGGAAGGAAAATAA
- a CDS encoding M42 family metallopeptidase, translated as MIPDYQKWKEVLRELTSCLALSGYEDSVIRYVKEKLAGKAEEIGVDPLGNVIARMNSSKMKDPYRVMVFAHMDELGMIVTKIEEDGFLRVERLGGIPEKSLAGTTLLIEVDGKRWPGIVGTKSHHVTRQDEKYKVLPINETYADFGFRSKRDVLAAGISPGTPVGYARQFFDNGSIVFSNTLDNRVGCLALLELADRLQATELPCELYIVFSVQEEFNLRGVLPAIRKVNPHLAITLDITIATDTPDLKGSADIRLGGGPSMGMYTFHGRGTLGGLIPNPKLVRHVQKIAREHDIPLQQAVFMGILTDASFSQLENDGIPMIDLGYPARYTHAPVEAVDLHDVEQLICLLEKLVLTCDHRLDLSRG; from the coding sequence ATGATTCCAGATTATCAAAAATGGAAAGAAGTCCTTCGCGAATTGACGTCCTGCCTAGCTTTGTCCGGGTATGAGGATTCCGTCATCCGCTATGTAAAGGAGAAGCTGGCGGGCAAGGCAGAAGAGATCGGGGTTGATCCGCTGGGAAATGTCATTGCACGCATGAATTCGTCAAAGATGAAGGATCCGTACCGCGTCATGGTGTTCGCGCATATGGACGAGTTGGGAATGATCGTGACGAAGATCGAAGAGGATGGCTTTTTACGAGTGGAACGGTTGGGCGGAATTCCAGAGAAAAGCTTGGCGGGCACCACCCTTTTAATCGAAGTGGATGGGAAACGGTGGCCTGGGATCGTCGGTACAAAATCCCATCACGTCACGAGGCAGGACGAGAAATATAAAGTGCTGCCGATCAACGAGACATATGCCGATTTTGGCTTTCGGAGCAAGCGTGATGTCCTTGCGGCAGGAATATCTCCCGGCACTCCGGTAGGTTATGCCCGGCAGTTTTTTGACAACGGTTCGATTGTTTTCAGCAATACACTCGATAACCGTGTAGGTTGTCTGGCCTTGCTGGAGCTGGCAGATCGTTTGCAGGCCACAGAGCTTCCATGTGAATTGTACATCGTCTTTTCCGTCCAAGAAGAGTTCAATCTACGCGGGGTGCTTCCGGCAATCCGTAAAGTAAATCCGCATTTGGCAATCACACTTGATATTACAATAGCGACGGATACCCCCGATCTGAAGGGTAGCGCAGATATCCGTTTGGGCGGCGGTCCCAGCATGGGCATGTACACTTTCCACGGGCGAGGAACGCTGGGAGGACTGATCCCCAACCCTAAGCTGGTGAGGCATGTGCAAAAAATAGCCAGAGAGCATGATATACCCTTGCAGCAAGCTGTCTTCATGGGGATATTGACGGATGCGTCTTTTAGTCAGCTGGAGAACGACGGCATCCCGATGATCGACCTCGGTTATCCGGCCAGGTACACGCATGCTCCAGTGGAGGCGGTCGACTTGCATGATGTTGAGCAGCTTATTTGTCTACTGGAGAAATTGGTGCTCACGTGCGATCACCGGCTGGACCTGAGCCGCGGCTAA
- a CDS encoding response regulator transcription factor — MIRIVIAEDQRMLLGALASLLDLEEDMKVVGRASNGEDAVKLVHLHQPDICIMDIEMPVKSGLDAAEELKGSGCKVMILTTFARPGYFERALKAGANGYLLKDSPSEELASSIRSIMAGRRIYAAELVDEAYGQENPLTEREKEVLELIADGKNTKEIASQLFLTTGTVRNYISVILDKLGVSNRIEAITHFKEKGWFK, encoded by the coding sequence ATGATTCGTATCGTCATCGCCGAGGACCAGCGGATGCTGCTGGGTGCGCTGGCTTCCCTGCTCGATTTGGAAGAGGATATGAAGGTCGTCGGTCGGGCGAGCAACGGGGAGGATGCCGTCAAGCTCGTCCACCTGCATCAGCCGGACATATGCATCATGGACATCGAGATGCCGGTCAAAAGCGGGCTGGATGCCGCGGAAGAATTGAAAGGCTCCGGCTGCAAAGTGATGATCCTCACGACGTTTGCCCGTCCAGGCTACTTTGAGCGTGCATTGAAGGCCGGAGCTAATGGTTACTTGCTCAAGGACAGCCCCAGTGAGGAGCTGGCCAGCTCGATTCGCAGCATCATGGCGGGACGGCGCATCTACGCTGCAGAGCTGGTGGACGAAGCGTACGGACAGGAAAATCCGCTGACCGAGCGGGAAAAGGAAGTGCTGGAGCTGATCGCCGACGGGAAAAATACCAAGGAGATCGCAAGCCAGCTGTTCCTCACGACGGGCACCGTCCGCAACTACATCTCGGTGATTCTCGACAAGCTCGGAGTGAGCAACCGCATCGAGGCCATTACGCATTTCAAGGAAAAAGGCTGGTTTAAATAG
- a CDS encoding FGGY-family carbohydrate kinase — translation MAYVLGIDIGTYESKGALVDETGKLLVSKSVAHHLEIPQKGWAEHDAEQTWWHDFTHLSRTITQQAVKQHGIRPEEIKAVGVSSIAPAVVPVDSAGKPLRKAILYGVDTRSQKQILRLNESAGEEQIFRVAGQTLSAQSAGPKILWIREEEPLVYERTAKFLCGSGYLVYKLTGEMIIDRYTAASYSPLFDIHELQWNREMASGICEVDQLPRLVWSHEIVGEVTNQASAQTGLAPGTKVIAGTADALSEAISVGAVHTGDLMLMYGSSTFFILVSPHLPITKTLWANLHATPGRHTITGGTATAGSLTRWFIDHCLSISGPARSMNVDEAYTYATRLAEQSPPGAGGLLTLPYFSGERTPIHHAAAKGVFFGLTLHHTQSDMYRSILEGISFSIRHNMDEIRSMQVPITRAIAVGGGVKNRLWLQCVSDICQVTQVIPEITLGAAYGNAFLCALGLGWYSDLSDMDRWVRVQEEITPSQTHRAIYERHYELYQRLYRQTRDLMDELT, via the coding sequence GTGGCCTATGTGTTGGGAATCGATATAGGCACCTATGAATCAAAAGGAGCGCTGGTAGATGAGACCGGGAAGCTCCTCGTAAGCAAGTCTGTGGCCCATCACCTGGAAATCCCGCAAAAAGGCTGGGCGGAGCACGATGCTGAGCAAACGTGGTGGCATGATTTTACCCATCTGAGCAGGACCATCACGCAACAGGCCGTCAAACAGCATGGAATCAGACCGGAGGAGATCAAGGCAGTGGGAGTCAGCTCTATTGCCCCGGCGGTAGTACCGGTGGACTCTGCGGGGAAGCCGCTTCGCAAAGCCATCCTGTACGGAGTAGACACGCGTTCCCAAAAGCAGATCCTAAGGCTAAATGAGTCAGCGGGCGAGGAACAAATCTTTCGAGTGGCTGGGCAGACCTTGTCGGCTCAGTCGGCCGGACCGAAAATTCTCTGGATTCGTGAGGAGGAGCCGCTCGTTTATGAACGAACAGCCAAGTTTCTCTGCGGTTCGGGCTATCTCGTTTACAAGCTAACCGGCGAAATGATCATCGACCGCTATACAGCAGCGTCCTACTCACCACTCTTTGACATCCACGAGCTTCAGTGGAACCGTGAAATGGCGAGTGGCATCTGTGAAGTGGATCAATTACCTCGCCTCGTCTGGAGCCATGAAATTGTAGGGGAAGTAACGAATCAGGCATCTGCTCAAACTGGATTGGCTCCGGGTACAAAAGTAATCGCAGGGACAGCCGATGCACTGTCTGAGGCGATCAGCGTGGGAGCTGTGCACACGGGTGATCTGATGCTCATGTACGGCAGCTCTACGTTTTTCATCCTCGTCTCTCCCCATTTGCCGATCACCAAGACATTGTGGGCGAATTTGCATGCTACTCCTGGACGACATACGATTACGGGCGGGACGGCTACCGCAGGATCGCTCACCCGATGGTTCATTGATCATTGCTTGTCAATTTCGGGGCCAGCTAGAAGCATGAATGTCGATGAAGCGTACACGTACGCAACTAGACTGGCGGAGCAAAGCCCCCCAGGTGCAGGAGGACTACTTACGCTGCCTTACTTTAGCGGAGAGAGGACACCCATTCACCACGCTGCAGCGAAAGGCGTCTTTTTTGGACTGACGCTGCATCATACGCAATCAGATATGTACCGTTCGATACTGGAAGGCATCTCTTTTTCGATTCGCCATAACATGGACGAAATCAGAAGCATGCAGGTGCCCATTACTCGTGCGATCGCTGTCGGGGGAGGGGTAAAAAATCGTCTGTGGCTGCAATGCGTGAGCGACATCTGCCAAGTGACACAGGTCATTCCAGAAATCACGCTTGGAGCCGCTTATGGCAACGCCTTTCTATGTGCGCTGGGTCTCGGCTGGTACTCCGATCTCTCGGATATGGACCGATGGGTGCGGGTACAAGAGGAGATTACTCCCAGCCAGACGCATCGTGCTATTTACGAGCGCCATTACGAGCTCTATCAACGGCTGTATAGACAAACGCGAGATTTGATGGATGAGCTAACCTAA